The window CGGGAGATTTTCGACATGGATCATCGGCAATCTTCCGCTTCAATTCCTTTGAACTAACGGACGAATCCGACGCCGTCTAGTGATTCACCAGAGCCGGGGATATCATATCCTGCAATCTCCGTTGGTTCTCGAGGTTCACGAAACAGACCGTACACTGGAGGATAGAGACGAAGCGATTCGTTGATTACAGCGTCCGTATACTCAAGGTCCTCGAGTGCCTCGATATCTGGCTGTTCATCGCCAAGAATATCTTCGCACTCTCGATAGACCTGATCAGCGACTGTCGGATGCTGCGCTAAGAGATACAGTGTATAGGTAAGTGCAAGTGCAGCGGTATCCCGGCCCCCGAGTACAAGCCCCTTGAGGTTATCTCGAATCGTCGCAATATCCATCACATCACCGCCCTCACGCTGACGGATTTGGACGAACTTCGTTAGTAGATCGTTCTTACCGGCAGTGGCTGAAGATCCCTGTAATGCTTCCTCTCGCTCTCTAATTAGGTGCTCAAGTTCGCGATCGAATGCTTCAATCGCATTGTCAAATTGCCGATTTGTTGGAGTCGGCAACCAATCTGGAAGGTAGAAGTTGATCGAAGATCCATCCGTTTTGTCAGCGATTGCTTCGCCAGCTTCTCGAATCGGTCCATCGCGATTCCGAATATCCTCTCCGAAAAGTGTCTGTCCGAGAATTGCAAGTGAGAGTCGAGTCATCTCCTTGTCGATGGCAACTGTCTCCTCCGGAGCCCAGTTCTGGATATGATCTTCTGTATAGGATGCCATCGTATCAACGTAGGTTGCGACCTGTTCACGCTGGAACGCTGGCTGCATCATCTCCCGTCGTTCGTGCCACTGATCACCAGAAGAAAGGAGGAGACTATTCGAACCAGTAATCGGCTTGAAAATCTCTTCTTGGATCGACCCCTTGCCATAACGCTCGAAATCATCGACGAGTACTCGATCGAAGTAGGATGGATGAAAGAGGAGATAGTGAGGGCCTTTATTCGTCTCAATTTTCACCAAGTCACCGTATTCATCGTTCCACTCTGGGAAGATCTCGAACGGATCTCGATATAGCTCAAGAAGATTTCGGACACCAATAGGAGCACTAAGACCCGGTGGTTGATCGGATCCCATCATTGGATGAAAGGACGACTATGCGGTTATATGTCTCGCTTGCAGTCAAATCGATAGACTGCAGTGTCAGACCACTCTTAAAATTGACAAAACAACGACAGAGCGTAATTCTTTGGTGGATTCCTTTTGAAGAGAGATTCGATGAAGCCGGACTCCTACGAGAATATTTCAAAGTTGGTCTCATCAAGAAGCCGTATTGAACTGTTGCGCACTCTTTCTACTGGACCTGCCCGAAAACATGAGTTACAAGACCAGTGTGATTTCACTCGCTCAACCATCCATCGTTCACTACAGGCGATGGACAAAGCAGGATGGGTTGAAGAACAGAGCACACGCGAATTCGAACTCACACTGACGGGAGAACTACTTATTAGTCATTACGACACCTTTGAGGAGAATATCGAACAAGTTACAGAGAAAAAGGAGCTATTTGATCAACTTCAAGATGATGACGTCTCAATACCGGTTGAGGTACTTGAATCCTCAACACTAGCAACGGCAACAGAGCACGATCCACATGCAGTTCTGAACGATTTTATTGAAGCTAGCATGCTCGAAGTAGATACCCTTCGAGGAATGCTCCCGATAGTAAGCCCAGTAATGAATACGCATGCAGCGCGAATGCTAGAGGAAGGAACGGAAGTTGAGCTCATTATTGACCCAACAGTTTTGGAAAATATCGCAACAAAATATAACGACGATTATATGCGTGGGATCAAAGCAGACAATTTCCGATTGTTGATCCACCCGGAACCAATCGATGTGGGGATTGCGATGTTCGGAGACTTGCATGCGATGTTTGGTGCCCACGGTTCGGAGGGCCATCTAAGTGCAGCGCTAACTGGGGATACGATTGAATTTTTCGACTGGGTAGAACAGATGTATAATCAGTATCGTGATAATGCAGTTCCTGTCTCTAACTTTATGAACGAGCCATCCGCGTAGTAGTGCTGTTTTTGTGTTTATCGTAACTAGGTTAACAGGATGTTGCAACCCCTCCTACACTGTGTCACGGAATGCAACTATATCCCTGGGGCCACTCGATTCAGATGTACATGACTGAGGGCAAATCGACATACGACTTCGGGAAGTTCCGAGTCCGTCGATGGCCTATTCCACTCCGCAGATAGGGGACCGCTCACAACCCAAGTTCCACGTTGAATGTGAGCAGTCCCTTATCACAGCGGAGAGCGCCGATGGCTGCCTGGTCCTGTACAGACCACCCAAGGCAACCTAGTATGACGCCATCAAAACCACGGTACCCTGAGGATAAATGCTTTCTCACGGTATCAGCGGACCATATAGCACAGCCTGCAAACCACCTGATCAGGGAGGTGACGGCCTAATGCAGATTGAGATCGATACCAGTCTTACCCAACTGTTCGCCGGCACTCGTCTCCCATCAGAGTCGATATGCACTCACTGCAATCACTTGTTCGATGCCGACGATCGCTGCATCCTGCATGCGATCCGGCCAGAAGACGCATCGACCTACAGGCTCAAAGAGATCTTCTGTTCTGATTGTACCCCCGAGAAGATCACCCCGATTTCCGGACGCAGTGAGTACCTCCTTGCGACCCGCCTCACGACAACAGCACACTCGAACGACAAGGCGCTTATCCTCTCGGACATCCACACGATCCAAACAAGCCCACCAAGCGAAGGATCAGCCATCACTGACGGGCCAGTAGCACTCATTCCTACTGCTGAGCTCCCAAACCTCTCACACACGACCTACCATATCGAGCGCGACGACGAGCAGCGAACACCACTGTGCAATTGTTCGGCCGACACGGAGTACACGCGCGTTGCGTTCGCCGATCTCGAAACACCGAGCGCACACTGCTGTCAGACCTGCCGTAGTGTCTCTCAAAACGACCACTGCTCGCTAAGAGGGGACCACCACCACGTCCAGACCGAGACTGCTGATTCACCTCCCGACCCGGCAATCGGTGAGCTCCAGCGAGCCAGACGTTCAGCAACAGGAACGAGCGCTCACGTCCAGCAGGAGTAGTCCACACGAGAATGTGTGGCCACTCCGATAGCGCCAGCGCTCGCTGTCGACCGAGCGGTTCGCTGCTCGTCAGCGAGCCCTCAGTGACGAGCTACGCGTCCGTACCGTTCTCTAGCCACGAGGCAGGCCCGATCGTCTCACCAGTACTCTATTTCCAATGACCGACGCTACCACAACCAAAAGCACCGCCACCAACCAGCCCACGATGGCCAACGAGCCAACACTCGACACAGTCTGTGACCGTCTCGAGGCGCTCACTGATCGCGTCGAGGAACTTGAAACCCAACTCGAACACAAAGACGAACGGATTGAGGAGCTCGAAGACACCGTTCAACACCAAGACGCATTCCTCGACGCCGTTCGTCGGAGAGCCGGTGAGACCCGCGAGATGGTGACGGAACTTCAGTCGCGTGAACTCGAGAAAAACGCCCATCTCCAGTGGAAGAACGTCGAACCGAATATCGATACTCTTGACATCGAGATTGATCACCTCGAGCAATTCACCAAAGACGATGGCAATAGATACGCCCGCATTCTTGGCGGCGACGACCCACTCGATCGCGGCGGCGAACCAGCACTCACGCCGGGCGATCTTCTCCCAATCCAGCAGCTCGCACGAATGGATGATGATATGCTTCACTCGGCCGCCTCTTCAAAACCCATCCGACTCGCAGCGGAAGTCTGGCAGGATCACGAGCAAAACCAGAGCAGGCTCTGGAATCAGGGCTGTAGTGGCGTTCGCGAGTACATCGATGCCGGCGAACTCGCCCAGTGGCTTCGCCACAATGAACCGGGCGTGAGCAAGGAGTACAGCCAGAAACTCGCCAGTCGAACGATCGACGCACTCATCGATCTCACGAAAAGCCGGCTCTATGTCAAACAGAAGAGCCGCCAGAAGGACGGACTCTCCTATAAGGAACAGCGCGTCGTGCTTCCTGAAGAGTCCGAGATTCCCGGTGAGACCACACTCGAGGCGGACTCTCCGGAGACAGCTGACGTCGGTGGGGAATGATGTCCCCGGGCCCTAATTCCCGCGAGAGCGGGTTAGACCTCTAACAGAAACTCGCCCATTCCCCACGCAAGCGGTTGTTCATACAGTACGATTACTAGTAGGTACGTCTCGTGAACGGCTGGTGACGGCTCTAGCCACGGACCTCCCTGAGAGGTACCACTCTCGACAACGGTTGTCCACGGAAACCTGGTAGTCAGCTCTCATCAGCTTCCTCGGCGCTGTGATCGCTATTGGGGGACCGACATCAATCCTAGAACTGGGTCACTCAACGTACTCTCGCAACTGAGCAACAGCCTGGTCGACGATCTCATCGGTGAGTCTTCCGTGCCAATCGGTGATCCACTCGGTCTTTACTGAATTTACTGACCACGGCATTATCGAACTCGATTTAGGAGCGCCCCCCTCTTGCCAGTGTTCATCCATGAGTACGATTCGTTCATCATGCCACGTTCGCGTCGTCAGTGAAAGAGTGATATACTGTTCACCATGAAACGGTGTTTCTGCTCGATTGATAAGCAGAAACGGGCGGCCAGTCGTGCGCTCATCGTTGAATGGGTCAGCTGCGAGCACAACGTCTCCGCGTTCCATACTCATTCGGATGGGTCTTCAGCAGCGTGTTCACGCCAGTCGCCGAGATTCTCCGCACCGAACCGCTCATCCAGATCCGTTATCGTCCGATGGAATCGGAATGCGTCGTGGACTCGTTGCTCATCACCGATCGCCCAGTAGTCGCCCTTATGCTGAACAAGCTCCCGATCCTGCAGCCGACGCAGAACAGTACCGATCGAACTCTTCTTGATACTGGCCCCTTCTGCAATCTCGGAGGGAGTGAAGGCCTTGTCGTTGTGTCGATAGAGGAATCGAACAACCTTTTCAGCGTTCGTTACCTCGGTTAGCTCTTCACTGTTTCCTTCAGTGAACGTTTCAATATCGATTGGCATGTCTGTCAGTAGTGTCTCTACTGTCATAAGCTCTTGCTCGTCATCAAGTCACCGAAGTCACTACTACAGATTGCAGCATAGGCTCTGGAGATCTCTCGTTTCCTTAGTAGGTGCCAGTAATTCGATTTAATTTTAATGAACTACTCAACGTACCCACTGTGTCTTTTCAAACCAATCAGGATGTCTCATGCGTCGCCTGTATCCAATCTTTGATGAGTTCGTTTACGTTGTAGAAGATAATTCCTACTGTAAGTACCGTTGTTGTGAGTGAAACAATGAATCCTGGAGCACCGCCAATGGTAGTACCAACTAAACCACCAACGATTCCAACGATCATTAGTTCAACCCATGTTATCAAGATCCGTGAGCTGAGACGGGGCGTTGACGCATCGCTACTAACCAGAGTACTATTCTCGTCAATCGAATCGTTGTTTTCATTCATTGGTATGACTCATCTGCCTCTATTGGACCACTGAAGACCGAGTAAAGGACGCCAAAGTAAAGGAAGATCAACGGCAACAAGAGCGCAGCTCCAATTGACATGATATTCAGCGGCAACGGTGAAACAATAGCTGTCTCCACAGTTAATCCTCTAACACGGTCAATAGCCGGATACATCAACCCGGCAACGGTACTAATCAGCGTGAACACGAGCCCTGCACCGGCAATAAACGCCACATAGTAGCGATCGGAGCGTGTTGCTACCGCATAGATTCCAGTAAGGACGAGGTTCACTACGACAAGGCCCACAACTAAGGGCGACAGCAAGGCTGAGCGTAATTCAGGGGCGGTAAGATACACGGCACTCAGCGTCAGTACGACTAGTATGAAATAGAGTACAAGCGCTCGATAGCCATCCGCTCGGAATTCGTCTCGCAACTCATTACGCGTCTTTAATCGGAGGAATGCGACGCCGTCAACGACAGTTAGTGCAACGACCGTCAGACCGACGAGAATGCCTGGCAGCGTAATAAGAGTCGTTGTACCGAGCAACCAGTTCGCTATGAATATACCGAGGAAAAACGGTGCCGCGAAGCTTCCGATGATGAACGCTCGTCCCCACCACCGCTGCCATGGCTCATCCTCACGCTGTTCGTACATCTCAGGTGCAAGACCACGGAGAATGAGTGCCCCCAGAATAGCAAACATCAGCAAGTAGTGACGACTGAACAGATTCGCATATACGGCCGGGAAAGCCGCGAACAATGTGCCGCCGAACACAACCAACCACACTTCGTTGCCGTCCCAAAACGGCGTAATAGCTGCAAGTAACTGCTCACGCTCGTGCTTGTCATCTCGAGTCGCAAATAGGATTCCGACACCGAAGTCGAACCCATCGAGAAAGAGGAACATCCCGAGGATGAAAAATACGAGTCCAAACCAGATGTCGGCCAATGGGAGCCCAAACAACGTGTCGCTTGCGAGGGTGCCGGCGTCAGTCATCTGTACTCACCTCGGATTGTGACGATGACGAACTCTCCACCGTCGTGAGTTCGTCCCCATCCGGTGGACCAGTACGGATGATACGAACGATAACGTACGTATATAGAGTCAACAAGCCAAGGTATACGATCGCAAAACCAACAAGGGTCGCTGTCGCCTCGGCACCTGTAAGCCCGGGTGAGACACTATCACTTGTCTTCATCACGCCCTGAATGACCCATGGTTGGCGGCCGACCTCTGTGACTATCCATCCAAGCTCAACAGCGAGAAGTCCTAACGGCGCAGAGAGCATGAGCGCTTTATGGAGAAGATCGTCCTCGTACAGCTCACCGCGCCACCAGCGGTAGACGCCCCAGAACGCAAGCAGAATGAACCAGAACCCAAGGGCAACCATAATTCGGAACGACCAGAAGACAATAGCGACAGGTGGCTGTGGGCCTTCGAATTCATTGAGGCCTTGAATCGTTGCCTGTGGATCACCGCCACTAGCAAGCCATGAGGCACCGCCTGGAATTCCAAGCCCGAAGATTTCCTTCGCGCGTGGGTCCAAGAGGTCTTGAATACTCGTTGGAAAAGCAACAATGTATTCGGGGACGTACGAATCAGTTTCCCAGATTGCCTCCATTGCAGCGAACTTCTGTGGCTGGGTTTCAACGATATGGCGAGCATAGAGATCGCCATGAATCGCTTGGAGCGGTGCCGTGATGACCAAGACGACGAGAGCAATTTTTAGCGTCGCTTCCCAGAATTCGATATTGTCGATCGAATACCCCCAGACATGGTGTCGGAAAACGTAGTAGGCGCCAATACCAGCCATAAGAAGGGCCACTGATTCGACAGCTGCATTCTGCATATGAACAAACATCCAGGGGAATCGGGGATTCAGGTACGCTGCTAGTGGATCGACGAGATGGACGATCGGCTGACCATCCTCCATCACCAATTCGAACCCACGTGGGGTCTGCATCCAAGAGTTCGCGATGAGGATCCAGACGGCAGATAACCACGTTCCAAGACCGACAGCAATACTCGACAAGAAATAGAATCGATCTGAAACCCGCTCTCGACCAAAGACAAAGATACCGAGGAAGGTCGCCTCTAACATGAATGCCATCATCCCTTCGAGGGCGAGTGGACCCCCAAATAGTTCACCAGCAGTCGTCGAGAAAGCAGCAAAGTTCGTTCCAAATTCGAATTCAAGTACAAGTCCAGTCACAGTTCCAGTGGCAAAGCTCACGGCAAAAATCCGCGTCCAAAACCGACGGAGCTGCTCGTAAACCGCTTTCTCAGAGCGAATATCTTTCCATGTGAAGTAAATGAGAAACGGCGCAAGCCCCATACTGACCACAGGAAAAATGATGTGGACGATAACGGTGAGTGCAAACTGAACACGGCTTGCTAATACTGGATCAAGCATTGACATCACCGCTCCGAAGACAAGTCACTAACAGTCCCGCTCCATCCCTCAGAATGTCCGTGAACACGTTACCTCGCCACGGAGTTGCTTCCTTCCCCCTCCACTGTATGGTTCGGAGCATTAATCGATGCGCCATCAGCAACGCTTCGGTAGCAGTCTGGGTTAACTCGTGGCGGATTCCCACTCAACCGGAATCCGCGAAAGAGTCCTACAGATAGAAACCTATTGGACGCTCAAAAGTAATCAATCAATCTATACTTCAGACCACTGCAAAGTATAGGATAACCAGTGGTCGGTGTCCTATTACATGTCATTGACCATACCAATCAGGAGATGATTATGGAAGGTATAGATTATCTTACTAGAACTGGATTATGCACGTTCAAGGAATAATGAATACATGATGGTTGCAAAGCCAATTGCAACAAGAATGCTGTTGATTAAGACCCCCATCTCTAATGACACAGAGAAAACTGACCAGCAACACCAGCGAACTCGAGACCGATAATCTATACGAGGTTACGGTGAAACTCCGTCAGATTGTTTCCTCTCTAAAATTGGGTTAGCAATAGAATGCCTTGTGCAACATTAACGAGATCATACTTGTGTTGCACAAGGCATAGCCACATCTGTCATTTCATGTACTCTTCCATTTGATCGCACTCAGGCCTAGACAAGTTTTTATAAGTTTAAGCTTATATTAGTATAATATGACAGACGAGGCGTCTTCCTCGTCACTGGATCGCAGACAGTTCCTCAAGCGGACAGCAGCGACAGCAGCCGGTACGACACTCGCCAGCACTGCCGGCTGTCTCCAACTATTCGATTTAAGCGGCTCAACAACCGGCCTCAGTGGCGGCCCCACATTTCAAGACGTCCACCGCGAAGATGCTGACGTCGTCGTCGAATCAGCTGCTGCTCTCGAAGCCGAAGTTACTCGTGGCGGCGGACGTGTCGTCTGGATCCCAGCCGATACAGTCATCGATCTGAGCGGCCGGAATCTCACACTTCGCCATGTGACGATCGCGTCGGGCCGCTCGGACGACGCCTCAGGTGCGCTCCTCGCCACGTCGGATCGCGGCCGGGGCTCACCGGCGATGGGCAACGCCCTCTTCACACTCGAGGAAGGCGGTCGTCTCACCGGCGTGACGATCCGCGGCCCGCACTGGAACTACACTGCTTCGCCGGTAATTCCGGGCTATATTCCGCTTGCGCCCGGAGAAACGTATGCTGATCGCGAACAGTGGCGCAGCAACTGGTATGCGCGTGGCGTCTCAATGCAAGCCGACAGTAGCCAGCTCGATAACTGCGAACTCTGGGGCTTTTCGACCGGTATCATGGTCGGCAGTCGAGAATCGCCGGCCTCACCCTCGATTCTCTATTCTGCATTGCATAACTGCATGATGACTTCCGCAGGCTATCCGATCGACGTCAATCGCGGCACACCCACGATCTACCGGTGTGCTTTTGACGCGTATCGCCATGCGATCTGTGGATACGGCACGGCGGATGCAGGTTATCTCGCGATCGAATGTGATTTCGGGCCGCATGTCACAAGCCACCCGATCGATATGCACCGTGTCGGTGAGAACGAAAGCGGCGGGAACAGTCGCTCCGCCCTTCGCTGGCAGTGGCGTGCTGGTGGAACGATGCTCGTTCGCAACTCGATCATCCGGCCGACACGAGTCGTCGATCAGCGTCATCACAACGGCGCGAACGCAGGGCCATATGAGCCTGATCCGTACATCAACCATAATCGCGGGGGTTTCACGCCTCACGTTCTAATTCGAGGTGCTCCCGCTGACGGCATCTATATTGAGGGTAACCAGTGTGCCCATCCCGATCCAGAGACCGGGATCGACCAATCATCCTTCCCAGGGCGCCAGCAAATGAACGAGTTCGGCTGGCACAACATCTTTACCAAGCAAAACGAGTGGAACGTCCCGTTCAGCCAGTAACGTCGTAGACCGTTCGATTCACGTCGATTCGCTCGAGATCGCCTTCGATAGTCCCGGTCGTCGGTTGAGTCTCGAANNNNNNNNNNGCGGACAGTGACAAGCGTGGCACTGAGATACTCGTCATTTGTCCCGTAGAAGACGAGCTCGATATCAACGACGTCGATGGTTTGGTCGCTGACGTTCGTCACCATACCAGAGATGAGCAGCGAGCCATCAGACGCCTGCTGTGCATCGGCCGTTATTTCAACAGCACTCGGATCGCGAGCAGTAGTCTCGTACTCGCTGTAGTTCTCGTCGTACTCGTCACGATTGATCTGGGTAGCGTTCTCGTCGGGATGCTGCTGGCGGTCTGTCTGGTTTTCGCTATCGGTCTCAGTAGTATTTTGCTCGGTATCACGCTCGCTCGTGTTGTCCGTATTAGTAGTTCCTTCAGGAGTCGCGTTCTCCTGCGACCCGGTATTAGTACCGCCAGTGGGACGTTTTTCGTCATCATCGTCTTCCCACCAGCGGGTTCCAATACAGCCAGAGAGGGAGACCAGAGCTCCCATACTCCCGAGAAGTTTGGCCAACTGTCGTCGTGAGATCATCGTTTGTCGAGTTATCGGTAGTCTGTTATCGAATTCCGCTCTATCCTCCGCTAGTCGATCCCAACGCCGATTCCTAAGAGGAGGAATAGCCAGTAGAACACGAACAAGCCAAAATTGCGAATGCTGAATCGAGGCAACTCATCACCGGCACCCAAAAAGAGAACGCCACCAGCGGTGGCCAAGAACAGAGCTGCAAGGATCCCCCACTGACCGACAAGTAAGATAGCGAGGCCGACCGTTCCAAGCCCGATCACTTTCGCGGCACCAGCATTCGTTGAACTCAGAAATCCCATTGCTATCCTAGTTCTAATAATACTCTAATATTAATCTTGGGTCAAACAGAGCTGAGAAACGAGACTGCAAACTGAATCGATCGCGAGTTATCAATCCGATTCCTGTTCCCGCCGAAGACAGCGCTGAGCGTGTAGCAACATCCCGCGCCACGTAAACCCGTTCGTCTCTTTCGTTTCTGAGAGCTCTTCGTACTGTTCGAGCGGGACTTCGATTAGGATAGATTTCATTTCGTCCTCATCGGAAGCGTCCGCTTGGCCACCATCCGGGAGGAGAATCTCTGTCTCGTCGTCGATGTGTGGTTGATATTTGGATTCCATTGTATTGAGAGTGAGTAACGGTTCGATACTAGAGCTCTGCAGAGCCATTCGCTCGTATCCCTATTAGTCTTAGCAAAGATTTATCACCGCTGACTATTGTACTAGACTTATAGAAAACTAATACTAGTATAAGCAAAATCAACAACGAATAGCAATCACTGACCAAAGTACTTCCACACGACTCACAGCCAATTTCGAAATTCCATGTCATCGACAGACAATACCCCTCCCGAAGGCGAGACGACAGATAGTCACAGACCGCTACAGTCACTCATCACACGCATAGCGAGGTTACTGCAGGGTTCGACGCGAGTTCCAACAGCGTATCTCGCGGCAGGAAGCGCCATCGGCCTCCTCGTAATCATCGCGAGCACACCCGCTGCAGCCCAGGAGTTCTGCGATGATCCCGCCGGACAGCTGTTGATCTCGATTGAGACAATGCTGATTAACTACGGGACGATGCTGTTGTTTCTCGCCTTCCTGATTGGCGTCGCTATGTGGGCGCTGACACCCATCTTTGCCGGGCAGAGTGCGATCGGGCTCGGGATGATCTTACTCTCGTTCGGGGCAGCGATTGCCTTTGTCGTCGGCACCCAGTTCTTTGGGATGACCTTCGAGATCGCCGGCGCCGGCGGCCAGAGCTGCTCGACCGTTCTCAACTAACCGTCCTCTCTGGACTCTCGCGATTCGCCACCGAACCCGATCGTCTATGAATATACCACTGAACTCGCGTCGGCTGGTCATAATCGTACTCGTCATGGGCCTTGCCATGACCTCGATAGCTGGCCCTGTTGCTGCTGCTTCAGCGACTACAGACACACTGGATACAGATGGGGTCGTTCTTCAGACAGACTCAGGTGATCTAACCGATACCAACGAGAGTGATAGCACAGCTTCCAACGGGAATAACGACGAGTCGAATGTCACTCCAGAGGATCTGGAAGAGCTGCCGATCGACATCGACGAAGACGACGTCGATCTCGAGGAGATCAACAACGAATCCGAGGCCAACGCGACCAACACTACCAACGGAACCGACGGCGGCACACCGCAGATCGGTGGCGGTGGTGGGACCGGTAGTATTGGGCCAAGCCTCTCACCCGAAGAGAACGCCGAGGATCTCGCCGAGTGGCTCCGCGGTCAACTCCGCGGAGCGACCGTCTACCTTGTTGATGAGGTGATTAACGAGATGCTCGGCACGCCCACGCCCGAAAACGACGGGTGGCAAGGGATTCTCGGTCAGCCCGTTGGCGAGACGTACAGCGACCTCTACGAGGAGGTCTATATGCAGATGATCTTGCCCCCGGCGTTTCAGTTCATGATCATCGGATTCATCTTCTTCACCCTCTTTGTCGTGCCGTTTTCGCCGATGACCGGCCAGCGTGTCTGGTCAGTCCTCTTGGCAATGTTCGGTGCCGGGGCGTTGGTGATGCTCAGTTGGAACGTTGCATCGTTGCTCCATCACGTCTCGGATGCCGTAACGATGTGGTTCCTCCCACAAGGCGAGGAAATTCTCCCGAGTGGCGACCCGAACAATCCCTTCTCCGAGGAGCACATCAAGCTGAACGCCGGACCACTGGCAGTTAGCCTCGGCGTCTATCTCGCGAGTTGGAACGTCGGGCTGATGTTGGCGCTGATCCACGGGATCCGCCATGCAATTTTGTTTCTCATGCCAACGGTCCTCCCGATTATCCTTGTCGGGATGTACTTCGGACCTCGAACATCGAAATCAGCGTTCTCGGTACTGTTCTGGCAGTATATCGGCCTACTGGTA is drawn from Halalkalicoccus subterraneus and contains these coding sequences:
- a CDS encoding twin-arginine translocation signal domain-containing protein is translated as MTDEASSSSLDRRQFLKRTAATAAGTTLASTAGCLQLFDLSGSTTGLSGGPTFQDVHREDADVVVESAAALEAEVTRGGGRVVWIPADTVIDLSGRNLTLRHVTIASGRSDDASGALLATSDRGRGSPAMGNALFTLEEGGRLTGVTIRGPHWNYTASPVIPGYIPLAPGETYADREQWRSNWYARGVSMQADSSQLDNCELWGFSTGIMVGSRESPASPSILYSALHNCMMTSAGYPIDVNRGTPTIYRCAFDAYRHAICGYGTADAGYLAIECDFGPHVTSHPIDMHRVGENESGGNSRSALRWQWRAGGTMLVRNSIIRPTRVVDQRHHNGANAGPYEPDPYINHNRGGFTPHVLIRGAPADGIYIEGNQCAHPDPETGIDQSSFPGRQQMNEFGWHNIFTKQNEWNVPFSQ
- a CDS encoding cytochrome ubiquinol oxidase subunit I; translated protein: MLDPVLASRVQFALTVIVHIIFPVVSMGLAPFLIYFTWKDIRSEKAVYEQLRRFWTRIFAVSFATGTVTGLVLEFEFGTNFAAFSTTAGELFGGPLALEGMMAFMLEATFLGIFVFGRERVSDRFYFLSSIAVGLGTWLSAVWILIANSWMQTPRGFELVMEDGQPIVHLVDPLAAYLNPRFPWMFVHMQNAAVESVALLMAGIGAYYVFRHHVWGYSIDNIEFWEATLKIALVVLVITAPLQAIHGDLYARHIVETQPQKFAAMEAIWETDSYVPEYIVAFPTSIQDLLDPRAKEIFGLGIPGGASWLASGGDPQATIQGLNEFEGPQPPVAIVFWSFRIMVALGFWFILLAFWGVYRWWRGELYEDDLLHKALMLSAPLGLLAVELGWIVTEVGRQPWVIQGVMKTSDSVSPGLTGAEATATLVGFAIVYLGLLTLYTYVIVRIIRTGPPDGDELTTVESSSSSQSEVSTDD
- a CDS encoding helix-turn-helix transcriptional regulator, translating into MKPDSYENISKLVSSRSRIELLRTLSTGPARKHELQDQCDFTRSTIHRSLQAMDKAGWVEEQSTREFELTLTGELLISHYDTFEENIEQVTEKKELFDQLQDDDVSIPVEVLESSTLATATEHDPHAVLNDFIEASMLEVDTLRGMLPIVSPVMNTHAARMLEEGTEVELIIDPTVLENIATKYNDDYMRGIKADNFRLLIHPEPIDVGIAMFGDLHAMFGAHGSEGHLSAALTGDTIEFFDWVEQMYNQYRDNAVPVSNFMNEPSA
- a CDS encoding FxLYD domain-containing protein, whose translation is MAKLLGSMGALVSLSGCIGTRWWEDDDDEKRPTGGTNTGSQENATPEGTTNTDNTSERDTEQNTTETDSENQTDRQQHPDENATQINRDEYDENYSEYETTARDPSAVEITADAQQASDGSLLISGMVTNVSDQTIDVVDIELVFYGTNDEYLSATLVTVR
- a CDS encoding cytochrome P450, with translation MMGSDQPPGLSAPIGVRNLLELYRDPFEIFPEWNDEYGDLVKIETNKGPHYLLFHPSYFDRVLVDDFERYGKGSIQEEIFKPITGSNSLLLSSGDQWHERREMMQPAFQREQVATYVDTMASYTEDHIQNWAPEETVAIDKEMTRLSLAILGQTLFGEDIRNRDGPIREAGEAIADKTDGSSINFYLPDWLPTPTNRQFDNAIEAFDRELEHLIREREEALQGSSATAGKNDLLTKFVQIRQREGGDVMDIATIRDNLKGLVLGGRDTAALALTYTLYLLAQHPTVADQVYRECEDILGDEQPDIEALEDLEYTDAVINESLRLYPPVYGLFREPREPTEIAGYDIPGSGESLDGVGFVR
- a CDS encoding MarR family transcriptional regulator; translated protein: MPIDIETFTEGNSEELTEVTNAEKVVRFLYRHNDKAFTPSEIAEGASIKKSSIGTVLRRLQDRELVQHKGDYWAIGDEQRVHDAFRFHRTITDLDERFGAENLGDWREHAAEDPSE
- the cydB gene encoding cytochrome d ubiquinol oxidase subunit II, giving the protein MTDAGTLASDTLFGLPLADIWFGLVFFILGMFLFLDGFDFGVGILFATRDDKHEREQLLAAITPFWDGNEVWLVVFGGTLFAAFPAVYANLFSRHYLLMFAILGALILRGLAPEMYEQREDEPWQRWWGRAFIIGSFAAPFFLGIFIANWLLGTTTLITLPGILVGLTVVALTVVDGVAFLRLKTRNELRDEFRADGYRALVLYFILVVLTLSAVYLTAPELRSALLSPLVVGLVVVNLVLTGIYAVATRSDRYYVAFIAGAGLVFTLISTVAGLMYPAIDRVRGLTVETAIVSPLPLNIMSIGAALLLPLIFLYFGVLYSVFSGPIEADESYQ
- a CDS encoding type II toxin-antitoxin system PemK/MazF family toxin, whose protein sequence is MERGDVVLAADPFNDERTTGRPFLLINRAETPFHGEQYITLSLTTRTWHDERIVLMDEHWQEGGAPKSSSIMPWSVNSVKTEWITDWHGRLTDEIVDQAVAQLREYVE